From one Humulus lupulus chromosome 8, drHumLupu1.1, whole genome shotgun sequence genomic stretch:
- the LOC133793863 gene encoding putative RING-H2 finger protein ATL71, which translates to MNSITAASSPSSTGGASSSNIIGETVYIIIFSIGLTIVLLTIIVAFYYFCRTHVWSPTSNLNHQRASPIAAVPNPSQPQQPVAGATKEAGLLDNEALLSTYPKLSYSQVKQQQQGNLTGSSGGLGSCCCSICLVDYKDDDTLLVLPYCAHFYHVKCGLQWLRLHPTCPVCRNLASPASVHRQVSQLELLAPPLPIPEDDYVIHVV; encoded by the coding sequence ATGAATTCTATTACAGCAGCATCTTCCCCATCTTCGACCGGTGGTGCAAGCTCATCAAACATCATCGGCGAAACCGTTTACATCATAATATTCTCCATAGGCCTTACCATAGTTCTCCTAACCATCATTGTGGCTTTTTACTACTTCTGCAGAACCCATGTTTGGTCCCCCACCAGCAACCTCAACCACCAAAGAGCTTCCCCCATCGCCGCCGTCCCAAACCCATCTCAGCCGCAGCAGCCGGTGGCCGGTGCTACTAAAGAAGCAGGCTTATTAGATAATGAAGCTCTTCTTTCCACTTATCCAAAGCTAAGCTATTCTCAAGTGAAGCAGCAGCAGCAAGGAAACTTAACGGGTTCATCAGGAGGCCTAGGGTCGTGTTGCTGCTCAATATGTTTGGTTGATTATAAGGACGATGATACGCTTCTAGTGTTGCCGTATTGTGCTCATTTCTACCATGTCAAGTGTGGTTTACAGTGGCTTCGACTGCATCCCACGTGCCCGGTGTGTCGGAACTTGGCTAGTCCAGCTTCGGTTCATCGGCAAGTTTCTCAGTTAGAATTATTAGCCCCTCCTTTGCCAATTCCAGAAGATGATTATGTGATTCATGTGGTATAG